One segment of Clavelina lepadiformis chromosome 2, kaClaLepa1.1, whole genome shotgun sequence DNA contains the following:
- the LOC143447265 gene encoding uncharacterized protein LOC143447265 isoform X3: MPPPPPPPAPVAPPPPPVSSQTPQLSKSAAKDRGALLSDINKFKGAKLKKAVTNDRSAPALATKKEPSGGGGGGGMGGGMGGLFAGGMPQLRKTGGGGGSPMLPPGRGPASGGPRLPSSNASSGHARTGPPPFGGGNRFAPPSRNEPSGSRFPMGGQPRHGPPTLPSNAKKSFGSSSSGAPPPPPNHNKPDTIGRSSGRQMSGGPQRNCGPPPPPGRNSGPPPPPANRGPTPPAFNRGPPAPPSSRNGPPPSNRHSGAPPPPPNGRNGPPPNGRNGPPPPPGSRNAPSRNSLLHPPKNEPPAPPSPRSSIRGGPPPPPASSRGAGPPPPQRNTGPPAPPDRGLSQFNHSPSRNGPPSGNPPPPPPSRDNVRRISSANVAPPPPPTTSIPRQSVNRGSLPPPPPTNHPMTNGPTSDKNRPPPPPSRGGPPPPPSRNNNAPNRSGSVSRGMNVSEGEDFENRFQFNYNLPDPEPFNPAPKTYPSQNPRTGGRSNPQRRVPMNQPPPPPHAMRA, encoded by the exons ATGCCGCCGCCACCACCACCCCCCGCTCCAGTTGCCCCACCTCCACCACCCGTATCATCACAAACGCCGCAATTAAGTAAATCCGCTGCAAAAGACCGCGGTGCACTCCTCAGCGATATCAATAAGTTCAAAGGAGCTAAGCTGAAGAAGGCGGTCACCAATGATAGAAGTGCACCGGCTTTAGCAA CTAAGAAGGAGCCAAGCGGCggtggaggaggaggaggaatgGGAGGAGGGATGGGAGGATTGTTCGCTGGAGGGATGCCACAACTTCGGAAGAccggtggtggtggtg GTTCACCCATGCTGCCTCCTGGGAGGGGACCAGCTTCCGGAGGACCACGACTCCCAAGCAGTAACGCAAGTTCAGGCCATGCTCGGACCGGCCCACCACCTTTTGGGGGAGGAAACAGATTTGCTCCACCTTCGAGGAATGAACCGAGCGGCTCACGATTTCCGATGGGAGGGCAACCGCGCCATGGACCTCCCACTCTTCCAAGTAATGCAAAGAAGTCTTTCGGCAGTAGTTCGAGTGGAGCACCTCCTCCTCCACCTAATCACAATAAGCCTGATACTATTGGACGATCTTCCGGAAGACAAATGTCTGGGGGTCCTCAACGCAATTGTGGCCCCCCGCCCCCACCGGGCAGAAACAGTGGCCCTCCTCCCCCACCCGCTAATAGAGGTCCAACGCCCCCAGCATTTAACAGAGGCCCACCAGCGCCTCCGTCTTCAAGGAATGGACCACCTCCGTCAAATAGACATTCAGGAGCCCCGCCTCCTCCACCTAATGGGAGGAATGGTCCACCACCTAATGGGAGGAATGGTCCACCACCTCCACCAGGATCAAGAAATGCTCCGTCGAGAAACAGCTTACTACATCCACCAAAGAACGAACCTCCCGCACCTCCATCTCCGAGGAGCAGCATAAGAGGTGGGCCTCCGCCGCCCCCAGCCAGTTCAAGAGGCGCTGGACCTCCTCCACCGCAGCGAAACACCGGTCCCCCGGCACCACCTGATAGAGGGCTGTCTCAGTTTAACCATTCTCCGAGTCGGAACGGGCCGCCTTCTGGTAatccaccaccaccaccaccatcAAGGGATAACGTCCGTCGTATATCGAGTGCCAACGTCGCACCCCCGCCTCCTCCAACAACGTCGATTCCTCGCCAGTCAGTTAACAGAGGAAGCCTTCCTCCCCCACCTCCAACCAATCATCCCATGACCAACGGACCAACCAGTGATAA gaACCGTCCACCGCCTCCCCCATCGCGAGGAGGCCCGCCACCCCCACCTTCTCGTAACAACAACGCTCCAAATCGATCAGGATCAGTGTCAAGAGGCATGAACGTTTCAGAAGGAG AGGACTTTGAAAATCGCTTTCAGTTCAACTACAACCTACCAGATCCAGAGCCGTTTAACCCTGCACCGAAAACTTATCCGAGCCAGAATCCTCGGACTGGCGGAAGGA GCAATCCACAACGTCGGGTTCCCATGAACCAGCCCCCTCCGCCGCCCCATGCCATGAGAGCCTGA
- the LOC143447265 gene encoding uncharacterized protein LOC143447265 isoform X2, with protein MPPPPPPPAPVAPPPPPVSSQTPQLSKSAAKDRGALLSDINKFKGAKLKKAVTNDRSAPALATKKEPSGGGGGGGMGGGMGGLFAGGMPQLRKTGGGGSPMLPPGRGPASGGPRLPSSNASSGHARTGPPPFGGGNRFAPPSRNEPSGSRFPMGGQPRHGPPTLPSNAKKSFGSSSSGAPPPPPNHNKPDTIGRSSGRQMSGGPQRNCGPPPPPGRNSGPPPPPANRGPTPPAFNRGPPAPPSSRNGPPPSNRHSGAPPPPPNGRNGPPPNGRNGPPPPPGSRNAPSRNSLLHPPKNEPPAPPSPRSSIRGGPPPPPASSRGAGPPPPQRNTGPPAPPDRGLSQFNHSPSRNGPPSGNPPPPPPSRDNVRRISSANVAPPPPPTTSIPRQSVNRGSLPPPPPTNHPMTNGPTSDNFGYLPPPPPMEASMSRRYSNDMSLPPPPATRNDVFPNATLGRNRPPPPPSRGGPPPPPSRNNNAPNRSGSVSRGMNVSEGEDFENRFQFNYNLPDPEPFNPAPKTYPSQNPRTGGRSNPQRRVPMNQPPPPPHAMRA; from the exons ATGCCGCCGCCACCACCACCCCCCGCTCCAGTTGCCCCACCTCCACCACCCGTATCATCACAAACGCCGCAATTAAGTAAATCCGCTGCAAAAGACCGCGGTGCACTCCTCAGCGATATCAATAAGTTCAAAGGAGCTAAGCTGAAGAAGGCGGTCACCAATGATAGAAGTGCACCGGCTTTAGCAA CTAAGAAGGAGCCAAGCGGCggtggaggaggaggaggaatgGGAGGAGGGATGGGAGGATTGTTCGCTGGAGGGATGCCACAACTTCGGAAGAccggtggtggtg GTTCACCCATGCTGCCTCCTGGGAGGGGACCAGCTTCCGGAGGACCACGACTCCCAAGCAGTAACGCAAGTTCAGGCCATGCTCGGACCGGCCCACCACCTTTTGGGGGAGGAAACAGATTTGCTCCACCTTCGAGGAATGAACCGAGCGGCTCACGATTTCCGATGGGAGGGCAACCGCGCCATGGACCTCCCACTCTTCCAAGTAATGCAAAGAAGTCTTTCGGCAGTAGTTCGAGTGGAGCACCTCCTCCTCCACCTAATCACAATAAGCCTGATACTATTGGACGATCTTCCGGAAGACAAATGTCTGGGGGTCCTCAACGCAATTGTGGCCCCCCGCCCCCACCGGGCAGAAACAGTGGCCCTCCTCCCCCACCCGCTAATAGAGGTCCAACGCCCCCAGCATTTAACAGAGGCCCACCAGCGCCTCCGTCTTCAAGGAATGGACCACCTCCGTCAAATAGACATTCAGGAGCCCCGCCTCCTCCACCTAATGGGAGGAATGGTCCACCACCTAATGGGAGGAATGGTCCACCACCTCCACCAGGATCAAGAAATGCTCCGTCGAGAAACAGCTTACTACATCCACCAAAGAACGAACCTCCCGCACCTCCATCTCCGAGGAGCAGCATAAGAGGTGGGCCTCCGCCGCCCCCAGCCAGTTCAAGAGGCGCTGGACCTCCTCCACCGCAGCGAAACACCGGTCCCCCGGCACCACCTGATAGAGGGCTGTCTCAGTTTAACCATTCTCCGAGTCGGAACGGGCCGCCTTCTGGTAatccaccaccaccaccaccatcAAGGGATAACGTCCGTCGTATATCGAGTGCCAACGTCGCACCCCCGCCTCCTCCAACAACGTCGATTCCTCGCCAGTCAGTTAACAGAGGAAGCCTTCCTCCCCCACCTCCAACCAATCATCCCATGACCAACGGACCAACCAGTGATAA CTTTGGATATCTTCCACCACCTCCACCTATGGAGGCGAGCATGTCAAGAAGATATTCCAATGACATGTCATTACCGCCGCCACCGGCCACGCGAAATGATGTTTTTCCAAACGCTACTCTAGGAAG gaACCGTCCACCGCCTCCCCCATCGCGAGGAGGCCCGCCACCCCCACCTTCTCGTAACAACAACGCTCCAAATCGATCAGGATCAGTGTCAAGAGGCATGAACGTTTCAGAAGGAG AGGACTTTGAAAATCGCTTTCAGTTCAACTACAACCTACCAGATCCAGAGCCGTTTAACCCTGCACCGAAAACTTATCCGAGCCAGAATCCTCGGACTGGCGGAAGGA GCAATCCACAACGTCGGGTTCCCATGAACCAGCCCCCTCCGCCGCCCCATGCCATGAGAGCCTGA
- the LOC143447265 gene encoding uncharacterized protein LOC143447265 isoform X1, which produces MPPPPPPPAPVAPPPPPVSSQTPQLSKSAAKDRGALLSDINKFKGAKLKKAVTNDRSAPALATKKEPSGGGGGGGMGGGMGGLFAGGMPQLRKTGGGGGSPMLPPGRGPASGGPRLPSSNASSGHARTGPPPFGGGNRFAPPSRNEPSGSRFPMGGQPRHGPPTLPSNAKKSFGSSSSGAPPPPPNHNKPDTIGRSSGRQMSGGPQRNCGPPPPPGRNSGPPPPPANRGPTPPAFNRGPPAPPSSRNGPPPSNRHSGAPPPPPNGRNGPPPNGRNGPPPPPGSRNAPSRNSLLHPPKNEPPAPPSPRSSIRGGPPPPPASSRGAGPPPPQRNTGPPAPPDRGLSQFNHSPSRNGPPSGNPPPPPPSRDNVRRISSANVAPPPPPTTSIPRQSVNRGSLPPPPPTNHPMTNGPTSDNFGYLPPPPPMEASMSRRYSNDMSLPPPPATRNDVFPNATLGRNRPPPPPSRGGPPPPPSRNNNAPNRSGSVSRGMNVSEGEDFENRFQFNYNLPDPEPFNPAPKTYPSQNPRTGGRSNPQRRVPMNQPPPPPHAMRA; this is translated from the exons ATGCCGCCGCCACCACCACCCCCCGCTCCAGTTGCCCCACCTCCACCACCCGTATCATCACAAACGCCGCAATTAAGTAAATCCGCTGCAAAAGACCGCGGTGCACTCCTCAGCGATATCAATAAGTTCAAAGGAGCTAAGCTGAAGAAGGCGGTCACCAATGATAGAAGTGCACCGGCTTTAGCAA CTAAGAAGGAGCCAAGCGGCggtggaggaggaggaggaatgGGAGGAGGGATGGGAGGATTGTTCGCTGGAGGGATGCCACAACTTCGGAAGAccggtggtggtggtg GTTCACCCATGCTGCCTCCTGGGAGGGGACCAGCTTCCGGAGGACCACGACTCCCAAGCAGTAACGCAAGTTCAGGCCATGCTCGGACCGGCCCACCACCTTTTGGGGGAGGAAACAGATTTGCTCCACCTTCGAGGAATGAACCGAGCGGCTCACGATTTCCGATGGGAGGGCAACCGCGCCATGGACCTCCCACTCTTCCAAGTAATGCAAAGAAGTCTTTCGGCAGTAGTTCGAGTGGAGCACCTCCTCCTCCACCTAATCACAATAAGCCTGATACTATTGGACGATCTTCCGGAAGACAAATGTCTGGGGGTCCTCAACGCAATTGTGGCCCCCCGCCCCCACCGGGCAGAAACAGTGGCCCTCCTCCCCCACCCGCTAATAGAGGTCCAACGCCCCCAGCATTTAACAGAGGCCCACCAGCGCCTCCGTCTTCAAGGAATGGACCACCTCCGTCAAATAGACATTCAGGAGCCCCGCCTCCTCCACCTAATGGGAGGAATGGTCCACCACCTAATGGGAGGAATGGTCCACCACCTCCACCAGGATCAAGAAATGCTCCGTCGAGAAACAGCTTACTACATCCACCAAAGAACGAACCTCCCGCACCTCCATCTCCGAGGAGCAGCATAAGAGGTGGGCCTCCGCCGCCCCCAGCCAGTTCAAGAGGCGCTGGACCTCCTCCACCGCAGCGAAACACCGGTCCCCCGGCACCACCTGATAGAGGGCTGTCTCAGTTTAACCATTCTCCGAGTCGGAACGGGCCGCCTTCTGGTAatccaccaccaccaccaccatcAAGGGATAACGTCCGTCGTATATCGAGTGCCAACGTCGCACCCCCGCCTCCTCCAACAACGTCGATTCCTCGCCAGTCAGTTAACAGAGGAAGCCTTCCTCCCCCACCTCCAACCAATCATCCCATGACCAACGGACCAACCAGTGATAA CTTTGGATATCTTCCACCACCTCCACCTATGGAGGCGAGCATGTCAAGAAGATATTCCAATGACATGTCATTACCGCCGCCACCGGCCACGCGAAATGATGTTTTTCCAAACGCTACTCTAGGAAG gaACCGTCCACCGCCTCCCCCATCGCGAGGAGGCCCGCCACCCCCACCTTCTCGTAACAACAACGCTCCAAATCGATCAGGATCAGTGTCAAGAGGCATGAACGTTTCAGAAGGAG AGGACTTTGAAAATCGCTTTCAGTTCAACTACAACCTACCAGATCCAGAGCCGTTTAACCCTGCACCGAAAACTTATCCGAGCCAGAATCCTCGGACTGGCGGAAGGA GCAATCCACAACGTCGGGTTCCCATGAACCAGCCCCCTCCGCCGCCCCATGCCATGAGAGCCTGA
- the LOC143446236 gene encoding uncharacterized protein LOC143446236, which yields MNENSKIGRYPPLVQEDTEICEGELERNCWKCYKEKDFLKQARRNYDDVMSGHVEQLLVSLIDRWKEDSSVLGLFSLFGSQFSFVRTWTESRLRRRRKARKSFLQPKDTTWRRSSAYVSHFMRNGT from the exons ATGAACGAGAATAGCAAAATCGGCCGCTACCCTCCTCTTGTGCAAGAAGACACTGAAATTTGCGAAGGCGAACTGGAGAGAAACTGCTGGAAATGTTACAAAGAAAAAG ATTTTTTGAAGCAGGCTCGGCGTAATTACGATGACGTCATGAGCGGTCATGTGGAACAGCTTTTGGTGAGTTTAATTGATCGATGGAAAGAAGACAGTTCGGTGCTCGGTCTTTTCAGCCTGTTTGGCAGCCAGTTTAGCTTTGTCAGAACTTGGACCGAATCTCGTCTGAGACGACGACGCAAAGCAAGAAAATCCTTCCTCCAGCCAAAAGACACCACCTGGAGAAGATCGAGCGCTTACGTCAGCCATTTTATGCGTAATGGTACTTGA
- the LOC143446237 gene encoding uncharacterized protein LOC143446237, protein MARLSPGIFARKNTSKRMRKNELFSRISALCGTILLAGLTNDIIQYTIMEKPLLTTQAFTYIMLVFHIISFFTSIEAFVYTTSRYKCRTETMSCCLIFFNGLLFLFRVILESVLMNYRREYYNS, encoded by the exons ATGGCCAGATTGTCACCTGGCATTTTCGCAAGAAAGAACACGTCTAAGCGTATGCGCAAAAATGAACTGTTTTCGCGGATTTCGGCTCTGTGTGGCACCATCTTGCTTGCTGGACTTACAAATGACATCATCCAGTACACAATCATGGAAAAACCGTTGCTTACTACGCAAGCCTTCACATACATCATGCTG GTTTTCCATATCATCTCCTTTTTCACGTCGATTGAAGCGTTTGTGTACACCACGTCGAGGTACAAGTGTCGAACGGAGACCATGTCATGCTGCCTCATCT tTTTCAATGGACTCCTCTTTTTGTTCCGGGTTATCTTGGAGTCGGTCTTGATGAATTACAGACGTGAATACTACAACTCGTAA
- the LOC143445247 gene encoding uncharacterized protein LOC143445247, with protein sequence MTSKDIQTTGYTPLHNYKSVHCVALNAAITPNKPTEPLQSNGDCHIAVTLHSCNTKVLCSQEADVSNDGPELHSTALCTSTNAEGVTQNYSTTQNIADQDNTDCETTSSLSGQPVPDHERHKKRTKSDSVLNTFGDSSGNHCQLRGKRKACRGSSIPTLILSDSTGRDSCLFEGNLSPDLLLFPESEELQSDTNHLNGRLESPVPSYTYLGICLNEHQNINSDTDLTNSANGHQLLSPRRSCDSAYGSCMESVNSMPQDDNHPMLFSDNDTAMDNEDNSTGISASSQEELSHGSISSLSLCLPHRSVSPFSSSSSLASDVTTDAQVSTDESSGNLQVEGDSVSRKSSFSRNFSLRSSLSFEESEEDFASSEDGSTHSTVSRRNSKAKAQSSWTKIRRMVIWSPFMQSFKKKYPWVQLAGHAGNFQPGDEGCILKKFCEREADCLRSISDDPVLRNFAPTFHGIVECSAEKYTRMQDLLLPFDCPSLMDCKMGIRTYLEDELVLAKVKPRMRHDMYLKMIEISPDEPTDEEKELRAVTKPRYMQWREHVTSTSNLGFRIEGIKKSNNDPSKDYKLTKSVEQVTVAFKYFIDDNIDVLEKYIERLKKMREALESSDFFHRHEAIGSSLLFVHDSSGLANVWMIDFGKTSRLPEDQTLDHRSQWIEGNREDGYLFGMDNVIGVFEGIRDSMKPLHSLFLLSDLDSEQNVSSQDDVNCNDVTATYNNVTPQINITVTSPSPVTSRKPLCRQQSVNARADPDDVISNDVDALSLSERTL encoded by the exons ATGACTAGTAAAGATATACAAACAACAGGCTATACACCTCTGCACAATTACAAGAGTGTGCATTGTGTGGCTTTAAATGCAGCTATTACACCAAACAAACCAACAGAACCATTGCAAAGCAATGGTGATTGCCATATCGCAGTGACGCTGCATTCTTGTAATACCAAAGTCCTTTGCTCACAGGAAGCTGATGTGTCAAATGATGGTCCGGAATTGCACAGCACCGCTTTATGCACATCTACTAATGCAGAAGGTGTAACACAAAATTATTCTACCACGCAGAACATCGCAGACCAGGATAACACTGACTGTGAGACTACTAGCAGTTTGAGTGGTCAACCTGTACCAGACCATGAAAGACATAAAAAGAGAACTAAGTCCGACAGCGTTCTGAACACATTTGGGGATAGCTCTGGCAACCATTGCCAACTGAGAGGCAAGCGGAAAGCCTGTCGTGGTTCTAGTATTCCCACATTAATCTTAAGCGACAGTACAGGAAGGGACAGCTGTTTGTTTGAAGGTAATTTGTCTCCTGACTTGCTTTTGTTTCCTGAATCTGAAGAACTACAAAGTGACACCAATCACTTAAATGGGAGATTAGAATCTCCTGTCCCAAGTTATACTTATCTTGGTATTTGTTTGAACGAACACCAAAACATCAACAGTGATACAGACTTGACAAACTCAGCCAACGGACATCAACTGCTAAGTCCGAGACGAAGTTGCGATAGCGCCTACGGGTCATGCATGGAATCAGTTAATAGTATGCCACAAGATGATAACCATCCTATGCTGTTCAGTGATAATGACACTGCAATGGATAATGAAGATAACAGCACTGGAATTTCAGCATCTTCGCAAGAAGAACTTTCACACGGTTCCATATCTTCCTTGTCTTTGTGCTTACCTCACAGAAGTGTTTCACCATTTTCGTCATCTTCATCACTGGCTTCGGATGTTACCACTGATGCACAAGTGAGTACAGATGAATCAAGTGGTAACTTGCAGGTGGAGGGAGATTCAGTGAGCAGAAAAAGTTCGTTTTCGAGAAATTTCTCTTTGAG GTCGTCATTGTCCTTTGAGGAATCAGAGGAAGATTTTGCAAGCAGTGAAGATGGGTCAACACACAGCACTGTTTCTCGAAGAAACAGCAAGGCGAAAGCT CAAAGTTCATGGACCAAGATAAGACGGATGGTGATATGGTCACCCTTTATGCAGTCGTTTAAGAAGAAGTATCCATGGGTGCAATTGGCTGGCCACGCAG GAAATTTTCAGCCCGGAGACGAAGGTTGTATTCTTAAAAAATTCTGCGAGCGTGAAGCGGATTGCCTTAGAAGCATATCCGACGATCCAGTCCTGCGAAATTTCGCCCCAACATTTCACGGTATCGTCGAGTGTTCGGCCGAGAAATACACAAGAATGCAAGATCTTCTCCTTCCGTTCGACTGCCCGTCTTTAATGGACTGTAAAATGGGCATCAG GACTTATCTCGAAGATGAACTCGTGTTGGCCAAGGTCAAGCCAAGAATGCGTCAT GATATGTATCTGAAGATGATTGAGATTTCGCCGGACGAGCCGACCGATGAGGAAAAAGAACTCCGAGCCGTGACCAAGCCTCGCTACATGCAGTGGAGGGAGCACGTCACCTCAACATCCAACCTCGGATTTAGGATAGAAGGGATCAAG AAAAGCAACAACGACCCCAGCAAGGACTACAAACTGACGAAGTCTGTCGAACAAGTCACAGTCGCGTTTAAATACTTCATAGACGACAACATAGATGTCTTG GAAAAATACATCGAGAGATTAAAAAAGATGAGAGAAGCGTTGGAGTCATCCGATTTCTTCCACAGACACGAG GCCATTGGGAGTTCCTTATTATTCGTGCACGACTCATCCGGTCTAGCGAACGTGTGGATGATAGATTTTGGCAAAACCTCCAGACTTCCAGAAGACCAGACACTTGACCATAGAAGTCAATGGATAGAAGGAAACAG GGAGGATGGCTACCTGTTCGGTATGGACAACGTCATTGGAGTTTTTGAAGGGATCCGCGATTCTATGAAGCCACTACACTCCCTCTTCCTACTCTCCGATCTTGACTCGGAGCAAAACGTTAGCTCTCAGGATGACGTCAACTGTAACGACGTCACAGCTACTTACAACAACGTCACTCCTCAAATCAACATCACAGTGACCAGTCCAAGTCCCGTGACATCACGGAAGCCCCTCTGTCGTCAACAGTCGGTAAACGCTCGCGCGGATCCAGATGACGTAATAAGTAATGACGTAGATGCGTTAAGCTTAAGCGAAAGGACGCTGTAG